A window of the Lactuca sativa cultivar Salinas chromosome 5, Lsat_Salinas_v11, whole genome shotgun sequence genome harbors these coding sequences:
- the LOC111878339 gene encoding uncharacterized protein LOC111878339: MIKDREKLQKLLSKVKEAESGGVSKSLKNSILSKKATSRKGIEESFGLMERNAVDMKIIRGLCANGIPFNVLRNPQFIEMLNALKKALEGYKPPSSEKARTVLLDECMRDVEKDLTQVKDIWYTQGVSIVSDGWSNVKHKPLINVLAVNACGSMFMYAEDFSGVEKTGVEISKYLLGAIDEVGPSNVLQVVTDNAANCKAAGREVEKLLRVAKTRFASHYILFKRIKDCREALATTIVLNSWREWLKNGDENTKVLGLKVADTIKDDLFWEDVDNVLAITKPIFLLIKFCDGEGPKMGEIYEKMDNMLGEIKDIMQENTYSSYYPEVEKIVLARWEKMTIPLHCLGFALTPRFYDRQYLQKLAPGGIPRKAPNLDKEVVIGVMKAFHRMSENEEEEQVLREQFATFHMKKGIYSMAATQTDAVTMDAIDWWSTYGAETPELAVIAKKVLSQPISSSSAERNWSTYSYIHNVKRNRLNCKRADKLVFIHSNIRLLSRFSDSYKAGPYKKWDMNPENTYIEGSSSRLEEMFWENLDEDMENGQRKRQRVD, from the exons ATGATTAAGGACCGGGAGAAGCTACAAAAACTTTTGAGCAAGGTTAAAGAAGCCGAGAGCGGAGGTGTTTCAAAATCTTTAAAGAATTCTATACTTTCGAAAAAAGCAACATCAAGAAAAGGAATTGAGGAATCTTTTGGTCTTATGGAGCGAAATGCGGTTGACATGAAAATAATTAGAGGATTGTGTGCTAATGGTATCCCGTTTAACGTCTTGCGGAATCCACAATTTATTGAAATGCTCAATGCACTCAAGAAGGCACTGGAGGGATACAAACCTCCGTCTAGTGAAAAAGCAAGAACCGTTTTGTTAGATGAGTGTATGAGAGATGTTGAGAAAGACCTAACCCAAGTCAAAGATATTTGGTACACGCAAGGGGTTTCTATTGTTTCCGATGGGTGGTCGAATGTCAAACATAAGCCACTCATCAATGTTCTTGCGGTGAATGCCTGTGGTTCTATGTTTATGTACGCGGAAGATTTCTCGGGAGTCGAAAAAACAGGAGTGGAAATCTCTAAGTATCTTCTTGGAGCTATCGATGAGGTTGGACCGAGCAACGTTTTGCAAGTGGTCACGGATAACGCAGCTAATTGCAAAGCTGCCGGAAGAGAAGTCGAGAAG TTGTTAAGGGTGGCTAAAACAAGGTTTGCATCTCACTATATTTTGTTTAAAAGAATCAAGGATTGTAGAGAGGCTCTTGCCACAACTATAGTCCTTAATTCTTGGAGGGAGTGGCTTAAAAATGGAGATGAAAATACAAAAGTTCTTGGTTTAAAAGTTGCGGATACAATCAAAGATGATTTGTTTTGGGAAGATGTAGACAATGTTTTAGCCATTACAAAACCCATTTTCCTACTCATCAAGTTTTGTGATGGGGAAGGTCCTAAAATGGGTGAGATTTATGAAAAAATGGATAACATGTTGGGGGAGATTAAAGACATTATGCAAGAAAATACGTATTCAAGCTATTACCCGGAAGTCGAGAAGATAGTGTTAGCTAGATGGGAGAAAATGACAATCCCATTACATTGTTTGGGGTTTGCATTAACTCCAAGATTTTATGATAGACAATATCTTCAAAAGTTAGCACCGGGGGGTATTCCAAGGAAAGCTCCAAATCTAGATAAAGAGGTTGTGATTGGTGTCATGAAAGCATTCCATAGAATGTCCGAAAATGAAGAGGAGGAACAAGTGTTACGAGAACAATTCGCAACATTCCATATGAAAAAAGGAATCTATTCCATGGCGGCAACACAAACGGATGCCGTGACAATGGATGCAATAGATTGGTGGTCAACATATGGAGCCGAAACCCCGGAATTAGCCGTGATAGCAAAGAAGGTACTTTCCCAACCGATTAGTAGCTCTTCGGCGGAAAGAAATTGGAGTACCTATTCttacattcacaatgtgaaaagaAATAGGTTAAATTGCAAAAGAGCCGACAAATTGGTTTTCATTCACTCCAATATTCGACTCCTATCTCGTTTCTCGGATTCATATAAAGCAGGCCCATACAAAAAGTGGGACATGAATCCCgaaaacacttatattgaaggcTCAAGTTCACGATTAGAAGAAATGTTTTGGGAGAATTTAGATGAAGACATGGAGAATGGGCAAAGAAAAAGACAACGCGTGGATTGA
- the LOC111878348 gene encoding DELLA protein RGL1, with the protein MNPDSIFDDQFPAPEIGNLAVDEELPPLEDVDHTINNYCNPFDAQGLSEQVQDLDNHDQTPFSIPDFDISTIGISYSKLKSKLAYPEQNSPASLELLSYRRKFKGLPEVSTDGIVLDCVGKLSTVEIIELAAEKFIKFSTQRGNAYTMFTHPYGSSAFTSLSIDETREVELVFQLLTAAEKVGRKQFDIASKYIARCGSVACDSGSPVERLVYHLCEALQKRIGKEIGIPFATKLEKQGIKNENPMALGTNMTFLAVYQALPFNQVLHFTGIQAILDQVGTSSKVHLIDIHIRCGVQWTAMMQAFAEQSPQPELLKLTAFATTLDFQKVEETGRRLKNFAKTLSLPFLFKTLVLSDITEVEKHQFEVQDGEAIAIYCNMILRAMISRPQRLENMMRAIKTINPAIIVVAEVEANHTSTSFVKRFTETLFFYGAFFDCINVCMSQDNAHRAVMEGVHFAGGMQNLVAAEEGEPMSRSVKLDTWRSFFARFGMVEYELSDSCIYQAKLVLQQFPCVSSCMLENNDKFLIVGWKGTPLVSLSTWKFI; encoded by the exons ATGAACCCCGACTCAATCTTCGACGATCAGTTTCCGGCGCCAGAAATAGGGAACTTGGCCGTTGACGAAGAACTCCCTCCATTGGAAGACGTAGACCACACCATCAATAATTACTGCAATCCATTTGATGCGCAAGGATTGTCAGAGCAGGTCCAAGATCTTGATAACCATGATCAAACACCGTTTTCCATACCGGATTTCGACATTTCAACCATCGGAATATCATattcaaagttaaagtcaaaactagcgTATCCGGAGCAGAATTCTCCGGCGTCGCTAGAGCTTCTTAGTTACCGGAGAAAATTTAAAGGTTTACCAGAAGTTTCTACAGACGGAATTGTACTGGATTGTGTCGGAAAACTGTCGACGGTGGAAATCATCGAACTGGCGGCGGAGAAGTTTATAAAGTTTTCAACCCAACGGGGCAATGCGTACACCATGTTCACTCATCCGTATGGGTCGTCGGCGTTCACGAGCTTATCGATTGACGAGACCAGGGAGGTGGAGCTTGTTTTCCAGCTTTTGACCGCCGCCGAGAAAGTTGGCCGGAAGCAGTTTGATATCGCCAGCAAATACATAGCACGGTGTGGGAGCGTGGCGTGCGACAGCGGCTCTCCGGTTGAACGGCTGGTGTATCACTTATGTGAAGCATTACAGAAAAGAATCGGAAAAGAAATTGGTATACCCTTTGCTACGAAACTGGAAAAACAG GGTATAAAAAACGAAAATCCTATGGCATTGGGAACAAATATGACATTCTTGGCCGTTTATCAAGCCCTTCCGTTCAATCAAGTGTTGCATTTCACAGGCATACAAGCGATCCTCGATCAAGTTGGGACATCAAGCAAAGTGCATTTGATCGACATCCACATTAGGTGTGGCGTACAATGGACGGCTATGATGCAAGCATTTGCAGAACAAAGTCCACAACCCGAGCTTTTGAAACTAACCGCATTTGCAACAACCTTAGACTTCCAAAAAGTAGAGGAAACTGGAAGAAGATTGAAGAATTTCGCAAAAACTTTAAGTTTGCCTTTCTTGTTCAAAACACTCGTGCTATCAGACATCACCGAAGTGGAAAAACATCAGTTTGAGGTTCAGGATGGTGAAGCAATCGCAATCTACTGTAATATGATTCTAAGAGCTATGATTTCCAGACCCCAAAGGCTGGAAAATATGATGAGAGCTATCAAAACAATCAACCCTGCTATTATTGTTGTCGCCGAGGTTGAAGCCAACCACACTTCAACTTCTTTCGTGAAGCGGTTTACCGAGACATTATTCTTTTATGGTGCTTTTTTTGATTGTATTAACGTGTGTATGAGTCAAGATAATGCTCATAGAGCAGTGATGGAAGGTGTACATTTTGCTGGTGGGATGCAAAACCTAGTGGCGGCTGAGGAGGGTGAGCCGATGAGTAGAAGTGTAAAATTGGATACTTGGAGGTCATTTTTTGCAAGGTTTGGGATGGTGGAGTACGAGCTTAGTGATTCGTGTATATATCAAGCAAAGCTCGTGTTGCAACAATTTCCATGTGTGAGTTCTTGCATGCTTGAGAATAATGACAAGTTTTTGATTGTTGGGTGGAAAGGGACCCCATTGGTTTCCTTGTCAACATGGAAGTTCATTTAG